One Helianthus annuus cultivar XRQ/B chromosome 12, HanXRQr2.0-SUNRISE, whole genome shotgun sequence genomic region harbors:
- the LOC110895038 gene encoding RING-H2 finger protein ATL46, with translation MRLTKPIIKQESFSPPIHPPPPSNSTLFAKNIVIIIVVMFFICGVLHFLVRFILNKIRLSLNPHHESRRFQESGDGESVNDAAIYQRQLQQLFNLHDSGLDQSSIDALPVFSYNELKGGFKEHHHCAVCLCEFTEHDKLRLLPVCSHAFHTHCIDTWLLSNSTCPLCRGNLFTPGFSVINPVFDFDFDFEFDHVHSREEEEEDDDDDDDVVSGNTNECERVYPVRLGKFRAIDGEKEEDKQEVGQTSNGNNNNLDERRCYSMGSYEYVVANSDLQVAFCGDKGRNGNIDLRIQKDKMNEGTNGKEISNGSKGESFSVSKIWLWSKKDHHKFQDSSTNTWSYPLSM, from the coding sequence TGTGATAATAATAGTAGTAATGTTCTTCATATGTGGTGTGCTCCACTTTCTTGTGAGGTTTATCTTAAACAAGATAAGATTATCCTTAAATCCTCATCATGAATCCAGAAGATTTCAAGAAAGCGGTGATGGTGAAAGTGTTAATGATGCTGCTATCTATCAAAGACAGTTGCAACAACTCTTCAACTTACATGACTCTGGGTTAGATCAGTCTTCCATTGATGCACTACCAGTGTTCAGTTACAATGAACTAAAGGGGGGGTTTAAAGAACACCACCATTGTGCTGTTTGCCTTTGTGAGTTTACTGAACATGATAAGCTGAGGTTACTTCCAGTGTGTAGTCATGCTTTTCATACTCATTGTATAGACACTTGGTTGTTGTCAAACTCAACTTGTCCTTTATGTAGAGGAAACCTTTTTACTCCTGGGTTTTCTGTTATAAATCCagtctttgactttgactttgactttgagtTTGACCATGTTCATtcaagagaagaagaagaagaagatgatgatgatgatgatgatgtggttTCTGGTAATACCAATGAATGTGAAAGGGTGTATCCAGTTAGACTTGGTAAATTTAGAGCCATTGATGGTGAGAAAGAAGAAGATAAACAAGAGGTGGGGCAGACTAGCAATGGGAATAATAATAATCTTGATGAAAGAAGGTGTTACTCAATGGGATCTTATGAGTATGTGGTGGCAAACTCAGATTTACAAGTGGCATTTTGTGGTGATAAGGGTAGGAATGGAAACATTGATTTGAGAATTCAGAAAGATAAGATGAATGAGGGTACAAATGGTAAGGAGATTAGTAATGGAAGTAAAGGTGAGAGCTTTTCTGTTTCCAAGATTTGGCTTTGGTCCAAGAAAGATCATCATAAATTTCAAGATTCTTCAACAAACACATGGTCATATCCTCTCTCAATGTAA